The segment CTGCCGTGGTGCGCAGGCTGAGCGTGTCGGTGCCGCTGCTGGGCTCGGTGACGCCGAAGGCCTGCAGGCGCATCTCGCCGGTGGCGATCTTCGGCAGGTAACGCTGCTTCTGCTCCTTGCTGCCGTGCCGCAGCACCGTGCCCATGATGTACATCTGCGCGTGGCAGGCCGCGGCGTTGCAGCCGGCGCGGTGGATCTCCTCCAGCACGGCGCTGGCCGCCGAGATGCCCAGCCCGGCGCCGCCATATTCCTCGGGGATCAGGATCGACAGCCAGCCGGCCTCGGTCAGCGCCTTGACGAAATCGGTGGGATAGCCGCGCTCGCGATCGAGCTTGCGCCAATAGGCGCCGTCGAACTTAAGGCAGAGCGCGCGCACCGCGTCGCGGATCTCGGGATGGGTCGGCGCATAGGGCGTGTCGGCGAGCGTCGCGGTGGCCATGGGTCGTCCGTCTGTTGGGTGGCGACGGTACTAGCCGCCGTCCGCCGGCAGGGCAACCGTCAGCCGCGCCGTGCCACCCAGACCAAACCGCGCCAGCCCTTCTGGCTTCCATAGTCGGCGGTGAAATCCCGCGCCGGATCGCGCAGCAGGTGTAGCCGCCGCATCACCGCCTGCGAGCGCAAATTGTCGGGCGCCGTGTAGGCCAGGACCTCGGGCAACCCCGCTCGCCCCAGCGCGTCATCCAGCGCCGCCCCTGCCGCTTCGGTGGCGTAGCCCTGTCCCCAGGCCGCGCGCACGAGCCGCCAGCCGATCTCGAAGTGCTCTCCCAGCGGATGGCCGGCCGGCGACGGCATGATCCCGGCGTAGCCGAGAAACGCACCGTAGCGCTCCTCGACCACCCAGCGGCCGAAGCCGTGACGCTCGAAGGCAGCCATGTACCGGTCGAGCTTCGCATCGCTCGCAGCGCGATCAAGCGGCCCGCCCTCGTCGGCCATGACCACGGCGTCGCCGTTCATGGCGGCGAACACGTCACGATCGCTCGTGTGCCACCGGCGCAATCGCAAGCGTGTCGTCTCGATTGGCATTTGCGATCGCTTCTAACCGACTTGCAGGTCAGCGTCCGCGCTGCGATAGAGGCGCCCGCTCTTTACTTCTCCCCGCATGCGCATCGCCGGCCTCACCCTGCTCGCGCCCTTCATCGGCGCATTGGGCGTGGCGCTGGACCAGCCGCCGCATCGCGACGCCGCCGGCCTCGCGTTTTGCCGTCAGCGCCTCGGAGGCGACGTTCGTCGGGCTCGGCTCGGCCTTCCGGGGTCTCGCCGCCGGCATCCTGGTGCCGGCGCTGGATCGCGCCCGCGCGGCGTTCAGCCGATAGCCGCCGCGCGGATCGCGGCGATCACCTCGGCGTGCACCTCGGGCGGCATGCCGTCGACCGTCGCCTCGGCCTTGCGCGTCACGCCATCCACCGTGCCGCCCTCGCGCACAAGGCGTTCGAGCAGGCGCGCGTCGTGCTCCGCGTCCAGCGACTCCAGCAGCACCGGCGCCAGCGCCGGCATCACCGCCGCCAGCGCGCCGACCAGGCCGTAACCGCCCCAGTTGGAGACGCCGGCGACAATCAGGTCGTCGGCCGCGGTGGCGCAGGCGATGCGCTCGCCGTTGGGCACGGTGCGCGCGATCAGCTCGGGCGCCAGGCTGCCCATGCCGATCTCGTTGCCGCCGTCGCCGATGGCGATGCGCCGCCATTTGCCGGCGAGGAACAGATCGTCGAGCGCCGGCGTGAAGGCCGAGACGTCCTCGCCGCGCATGTTGCGCGGCCTGCCGTCGCGCGCGCGGCCGCAGCGCTCGATCGAGATCACATGCGTGATGCCCGCGTCGATCCATCGTCTCGCCACCGTCGCGGCATCGTCGAGATCGACCGGCACGTCGGCGGCGCGCGGCAGCGCGGCCAGCGCCACCCGGCAGGCCGGCGCGCACAGCGCATCGGTCGCCAGCCGCACCGGCCAGCCGGCGGCGCGGAAGGCGGCGGCCATGTGCGCCATGCCGCCGGGCCCGTCGGTCTCGGGGCGCGGCCCCTGCTCCGTCGGCACGGCGAAGCCGGTGATCAGGCCGACGCGCGGCGCGTGCACCTCGGCGATCGACTCGACGGCGCGCAGCAGATTACCCGCAGTGGCCGCCATCAGCGGCGCGGCGCCGCGGCCGACCTCGCGGCAGATCACCGCCTCGATGGCGGCGACGCGATCCTGGGGACGCCTCATTTGTCTTTGGCCACGAAGACGCCATCCCAGATCGGCGGCGGTGCGGCGATCAGCTTCTTGGTCCGCTTGCGCATCACGTCGTGATAGCCGTTGACCCAGCCCGCCGCCTCGGCGGCCACCTTGGCCGCGCGCACGCGCGCGAGCGCCTCCTCGAAATCGCCTGCCCTGTACGCCACCAGAAACGCCTCCTGCTTCTCGAGCAACGCCGCGAACGCCGGCGTGGCCGCCATCGCCCGGTCGCCGGCCAGCGCATAGATGCGCTCTGGCTCGGTCTTTCCCTTGACCTGGATGAGGTCGATCTCGACCAGCGCGAACTCTCCGACCGCCTTCGCCGTGGCCTCGCCGAGGATCGTGCCAACGGCGTAGGTCTTGCACTGGCCCTCCAGGCGCGAGGCGAGATTGACCGAATCGCCCAGCAGGGTATAGGCGAAGCGCTGCGTGCTGCCGAAATTGCCCACCGAGGCCACACCCGTGTTGATGCCGATGCCCATCATCACCGGGATGTGGTTGCGCCCCTGCTCGTGCGCCTCGCGCCGCCACTCGACGTTGAGCTCGGCCAGGCGGCGTGTCATGACCAGCGCCGCCTCGCAGGCATTTCTCGGATGATGCTTCAGCTCGAGCGGCGCGTTCCAGAACGCCATGATGTTGTCGCCCATGTACTTGTCGACCGTGCCGTGCGCCTCGAGGATGATGTCGGTCATCGGCGTCAGGAAGCGGTTCATGAACACCGCCAGGCCCTGCGGGTCGAACTGCTCGGCGATGGTCGTGAAGCCGCGCACGTCGGTGAACATCACGGTGATCTCGCGCTGCTCGCCGCCCAGCTTGAGCTGATCGGGATTGCGCGCCAGCTGGGAAACGAGATCGGGCGAGAGGTACATGCCGAAGGCGCCGCGGATGCGCGCCCGCTCCGCCTCGGCCCGCATGAAGCTGAAGGCCGAGCCCACGGCATAGACCGCCGCGAGCGTCGCGGCCGGATAGATCGGATCGAGCAGCAGGCGGCTCGACCAGAAAACGAGCCACGGCCCGAACACGGCGATGGCGATGGCGAGCAGCGCACCCAGCGCCATCTGCCCGCCGCCCAGCCGCGGCACCAGCACCACGAAGATCGCGCCGACCAGAACGATGAAAACCAGCTCCAGCCCGGTGGCGAAGTCGGGTCGCAGCAGGTACACGCCCGACAGCACCTGCTCGACGATCTGGGCGTGGACCTCGACGCCCGGCACGTTGGCCGCGATCGGCGTGTTGCGCAGGTCCTTCAGGCCCAGCGCACTGGTGCCGATGAAGACGATGTGGCCGTCGATCCTGTCGGCCGGCACGCTGCCGTCGAGCACCGCCCTGGCAGACACGTAGCGCGACCGCCGATGTCCCGAATCATAGAGCGTGATGCGGCCCTGGGCGTCGGTCGGGATCTCGACCTGCCCGACCTTGATCGAAACCATGCCGGTGCGCACGCCGAAGGCGACCTGCCCGCTGGCATTGGAGCTCTTGGCGATGTAGGTGCTGGCGTCCTGCGCCACGCGCAGGGTCTCGATCGCCAGCGCCGGATAGGGCTCGCTCTGCCCGCCCAGCCGGAACAGCATCGGCACGCGGCGCACCACGCCGGCATCGCTCGACGGATCGGGATCGGTGTTGACGCTGCCCAGTCCCTTCGCCGCCTGCTCGAGGATGTCGAGCGGCTTCACCGAGCCCGGCCAGATCGGCAGGAAGCCGCGCGGATCGTCACCGGCGGCGGCGAAGCCGTTCTTGCGCCGGGGCGGGGTGCCGCGCGCCACCGGCTCGAAGCCGAAGCCCAGCACGCTTCTGGAGCCCGCGAGCGCCGCGGCGAAGACCACGTCGTTGTCGGGAAACGTGGTGACGATGCGGTTGAGCGTCTCCGGATCGGTGAAGCTCGCCAGGTCGCGCGCCAGGCGCGGGATCGAGGAGCGGTCGGGCTCGGCGAAGATCACGTCGAAGGCGATGACCAGCGCACCCTTCTCGACCAGTCGCTCGGTCAGGCGCGCCACTATGGTGCGCGGCCAGGGCCACTGGCCATGCGCCGCCAGCGCCTCCTCGTCGATATCGACGATGCGCACCGGCATGTCGGCCGGCACCGCGCGCGGCTGGATACGCTGGAAGGTGTCGAAGGCGAAGTCGCGCAGCCGGGTGACGGCGGCCGGATCGGCGGCGCGCAGCAGCAGCGCTCCGACCAGCACCGCCAGGGACGCCAGCAGCGGCAGGCGCGCGGCCAGGAACCGGCGCAGGCGCTTCACGGAATGGCAACGTCGCACGACATCGGCGTGACATTAGCGCAGAGCAGCATGAGCGAAGCGAAAAAGTGACGTTGCCGAAGCCGCGTGCTAAGTCGCGCGCATGTTCGGTCAAGCCGCATTGGGCGCCACCGACCGGCACGTCGTCTACGGCATCTACGCCAAGTTCGGGGCCATCGTGGTGTTCGCCGGGATGGACACGCTGGTGAAGTGGCTGGGCGGCGGCTATCCGGTGGCGCAGGTCCTGCTCTTCCGCAGCGCCCTCGCCTTCATCCCGATCCTGATCATGATGTCGATGAGCGTCGGCGTTGCCGCCCTGCGCACGCGCCAGCCCGGCACGCAGGCGATTCGCGCGGTTTGCGGCCTGGCGGCGACCTTCGGCTTCTTCTGGGCCTTCCCGCGCGCGCCGCTGGTCGACGTCTACGCCATATCCTTCGCCGCGCCCTTCTTCATGGCGGCGCTGTCGATCCCGCTCCTCGGCGAGCAGGTCGGCTGGCGTCGCTGGAGCGCGATCGGCGTCGGCTTCATCGGCGTCATGGTCATCCTCAATCCCGGCGCCGGAATCGGCATCGTCTCGATGGTCACCCTGGGCGCGACCTTCATCTACGCCTTCAATATCGTCCTGCTGCGCCGCATCGCGCGCACCGACCGCGACGAGTCCTCGATGTTCTACTACGGCACCGCCTGCCTGGTGGTGTTCGGCGGCCTGTGCCTGGTCGACCCTGACACGCATTGGCGCGATCCGGACGGCTGGGACTGGCTGTGGCTGGCGGCGGTCGGGCTGATGGGCGGCGTCGGCCAGATCTTCTCGACCCGCGCGCTCAGGCTGGCGCCGCCCTCGGTGCTGGCGCCCTTCGAGTACACCGCCATCATCTTCGCCTTCGGCTTTGGCTGGATCTTCTTCCACGAGCTGCCGGGCGACAGCGTGTGGTATGGCCTGCCGCTGGTGATCGGCTCCGGGCTGTACATCCTCTACCGCGAGAGCGTGCGGGCCCGCAGCGCCGGCGCTGCCAAAGACTAACCCCGCCTGGCCCCGACCTCGACGGCGGGCGGCTTCTTGCTGGCCAGCGCCGCCAGGCCGTTCCAGCCGCCCAGCGAGAAGAAATGGGCGTAGACCCAGGCGAGCCAGCCCTGGTCGCGCCAGGTCTTCAGCACCAGCGCCGGCAGCGCCTTGAACTTCTCCTCGTCGATCACCTTGAAGCCACCCAGGCTCAGGCGCTCGCCGCCGGCCAGCACGGCATTGGCGCGATTGTCGGCCAGCAGGTCGTGCTCAAGCAGCGAGTCGACGAACTCCAGGGTCTGCCTGAAATTGGCCTGGTAGGCGCCGCAGAACTGCAGGGCGCCGTTGACCAGCGGCGTGGGCTTGCCGGCCTCGTCGAACAGCTTGTGCGGGCCGTCGTCGACCAGCAGGCCGCTGCCCTCGTCGATCGCCAGGATCAGCTTGTCCTCGGGCGCCTCGATGAAGACGAAGGGGTAACGCCGGACATAGGCCGGCACGTAGATGCCCTCGACCCAGCGCCCGTCGGCGCCGACGAACAGGTTCTCGTCGACCCGCAGGCCCAGGACGGCGGCCGGGAACGGCTTGCCGGTGCCGGTGAAGACGATCGGGTAGTGGCGCTGGGCGATGGGAAACTCGACGCCGTTGACCGGCACCGAGTTGGCCGCCCGGGCGAAGGCGAAGCTGGCGTTGTCCTTCAGCCGGCTGGAGCCGTGGGTCTTGGCATCCAGCGGCCGGGGCTGCTTGTAGAACAGCGGCAGGGCGGACTGGGCGGCCGGAGGGGCGTCGACCATGGGATTTCCCTATTCCTTATGGTGCGGCAGACGGCGCGACCTTATCACGGTGCCACCGGCCCACCCAAACCCTTACGCCGCATGAGGTTGACAGGGAGTGCCGAGACCCCACATTTAGGCGGCAGCAACGCCGAGCGCGGCCCCGGGGCCGCCGGAGACAAGAGATGAGCGAACCCCTGGGCGTGGTCCTGACCGACAGCGCCGCCCGCCGCATCGCCTACCTCGCCTCGCGCGAGCAGCAGCCCTCGATGCTGCGCGTCGCCGTGCTGGGCGGCGGCTGCTCGGGCTTCCAGTACAATTTCGACTTCGACACCCGGCGCAACGACGACGACGTGGTGATCGAGAAGAACGGCGCCACGGTGCTGATCGACAGCACCTCGCTGGAGTTCATCAAGGGCAGCGAGATCGACTACGTCGACGAGATGGTCGGCGCCTCGTTCCAGGTGCGCAACCCCAACGCCACGTCGTCCTGCGGCTGCGGCTCCTCGTTCGCGGTCTGAGGCGTATTCAGTCGAATCGCCCGCCTGTCATCCCGAGCGAAGCGAGGGATCCAGGGCGGCTCTGGATTCCTCGCTGCGCTCGGAATGACAGTCAACGCGCGCCGAGGCGTCGGCTAGAATGCCGGCATGAAGATCGCGACCTGGAACATCAACTCGATCCGCCGGCGGGTCGGCAACCTCACCGACTGGCTGCAGCGCGCGCAGCCCGACATCGTCGTGCTGCAGGAGATCAAGTGCCAGGAGCCGCAATTCCCGCGGCTCGAGGTCGAGGGCGCCGGCTACAAATGCGAGATCATCGGCCAGAAGACCTTCAACGGCGTCGCCATGCTCTCGCGCGTGCCGCCGATCGAGGTCACGGCGCGCGCCCTGCCGGGTGACGAAGCCGACGTGCAGTCGCGCTATGTCGAGGCGAAGTTCGTGACCACGGCCGGGCCGCTCAGGGTGGCCGGCATCTACCTGCCCAACGGCAATCCCGCCAACACCGAGAAATTCCCCTACAAGCTGGGCTTCATGCGCCGCCTGCGCGAGCGCGCGCGCGCCTTGCTGGGCGAGGAGGAGATGCTGGTGATGGGTGGCGACTACAACGTCTGCCCGACCGACAAGGACGTCTACGACCCGGCGGGCTGGGCCGACGACGCGCTGTGCCGGCCGGAGTCGCGCAGCGCCTTTCGCGCCATGCTCAACCTCGGCATGACCGACGCCTATCGCTGCCTGCATCCCACCGAGCACGCCTACAGCTTCTGGGACTACCAGGCCGGCGCCTGGAACAAGGACAACGGCCTGCGCATCGACCACCTGCTGCTCTCGCCGCAGGCCACCGACCGGCTGCGCGCCTGCGACATCGACAAGGCCGAGCGCGGCCGCGCCGAGCCGTCGGACCATGTGCCGGTGTGGTGCGTGCTCGACGCCGAGCTCTTGAGCGTGTGAACCCAACCTTCCCGGAGGGGGAAGGTTAGATGTGCTACGCCGCGGTGGCGTCCTCGAGGTACTGGCCGGACTCGAAGCGCACATAGGCGTCGGCCTCGTTAAAGGCCGTGCCGGCCGGATTGTCGCCGCGCGCCACGGCGTCGAGCTGGCGGCGCAGCAGCATGCGCAGCATCGACACGCCCTGGTCGCTCGACATCAGGTGCTCCTGCGAGTGGAAGGTGATGGCGCCCTGCCCGACCTGCGCCTCGGTGTCGCCGGGGAATTGCTGGTGCTCGGCTTCGCTCAGCTCGGCCCAGGTCTTGCCGTTGTACTTCGAGCGGAACTTCTTCAGCTCGCCCGCCTCGCGCACGCGGCCGGCGACGTAGATGCGGTAATGCGTGTCGTCGATCGGCAGGGTCCAGCCGATCGACTCGACCATGCCGAAGCGCTCGCCGACCTGCGGGTTGGCGACCACGCGCAGGGTCGGCAGCGCCGCCTCGGTGACGCGCCGGAAGAGGCGGCCGTCGGGCAGGCTCCGCACCGAAATCGCCTTCACGCTGATCGGCCCGTAGGCGAACTTCACCTTGGGGAAGCCCATCATGATCTGCGCGAATTGCGGGCCGCTGAAGCTGCCGTGCAGGATCGGCACGTGGTACGGGTCGACCACGTTCTCGTAGTGCTGCAGCCAGTTGCAGGGCGCGATCTGGATGCCGCCGGAGCCGATGCTCGAATCGTCGGTCTCGACGAACTCGCCCGGCCCCATCACCTCCAGCGGCTCGTAGCGCGGCAGCACCGGCTTGCGCTCGGGTGGCCCCATGTAGGCGAACACCAGGCCGTAGCGCTCCTCGACCGGATACCAGGGCTGGCGCACGCGCTGGCATTGCGCGCCGGTGGGATTGGGCTCGCAGGGCATCTCCAGGCAGTGGCCTTCGACGTCGAACAGCCAGCCGTGATAGCAGCAGCGTATGCCGCGCTCCTCGACCTTGCCGTAGTACAGCGTGGTGCCGCGATGGCAGCAGCGCGGATAGACCAGGCCGGCCCTGCCCTGCCCGTCGCGGAACAGGATCAGGTCCTCGCCCAGCACGCGCAGGGCGCGCGGCACCGACGTGGCGTCCGCGGCCAGCCCGACCGGATGCCAGTAGCGCCGCAGCAGCTCGCCCATCGGCGTGCCGCGCCCGACTTCCGTCAGGCGCGGATCGTAGGTCGGCGCCTTCAGGCCATACGCGGTTCCCTGATCGACACTCATCGCTTCGCTCCACCTTCGCGCCGCAGGCGCCTCGCCCACGTTCCCCCGGGCGGAATGGCGCGTCAACAGGGCGCGCCGGAGCATCGACAGCGATCTATAGTCGGCGGCGGACAGCGCAGGAGCCAAGCGATGAAGTCGGCGCTATGCAAGGATCTCGGGATCGAGTTTCCGCTTTTCGCCTTCAGCCATTGCCGCGACGTGGTGGCGGCGGTCACCAATGCTGGCGGCATGGGCGTGCTGGGCGCCGTCGGCCACACGCCGCAATCCCTCGACATCGAGCTCAACTGGATCGACGAGAAGGTGAAGGGCAAGCCCTACGGCGTCGACCTACTGGTGCCCAACAGGATGGAAGCCAAGGAAGGCGGCGTCACGGCGGCCGAGCTCGAGGCCCGCATCCCGCCGGAGCATCGCCGCCACATCAGCGGCCTGCTCGAACGCCACGGCATCGACACCACGGGCCTGTGGGACGCCGCACCGCCCGGCTCCTACGGCGAGAACCTGCGCGAGTCCGGTGCCGCGGCACTGCTGGACGTCGCCTTCGCGCACCCGATCGGGCTGGTGGTCAATGCGCTGGGCGTGCCGCCGCCGACGATGTTCGAGCATGCGCGCGCCAAGGGCGTACCGGTCGGCGCACTGACCGGCTCGAAGGAGCACGCGCTGCGCCATGCCGCGGCAGGCGTCGATATCCTCGTCGTCGCCGGCACCGAGGCCGGCGGCCATTGCGGCGAAATCTCGACGATGGTGCTGATCCCCGAGGTGCTGCAGGCGATGGAGCCCTACCCGAACATCCGCGTGCTGGCCGCCGGCGGCATCGCCACCGGCCGCCAG is part of the Alphaproteobacteria bacterium genome and harbors:
- a CDS encoding GNAT family N-acetyltransferase codes for the protein MFAAMNGDAVVMADEGGPLDRAASDAKLDRYMAAFERHGFGRWVVEERYGAFLGYAGIMPSPAGHPLGEHFEIGWRLVRAAWGQGYATEAAGAALDDALGRAGLPEVLAYTAPDNLRSQAVMRRLHLLRDPARDFTADYGSQKGWRGLVWVARRG
- a CDS encoding DUF4392 domain-containing protein, with the protein product MRRPQDRVAAIEAVICREVGRGAAPLMAATAGNLLRAVESIAEVHAPRVGLITGFAVPTEQGPRPETDGPGGMAHMAAAFRAAGWPVRLATDALCAPACRVALAALPRAADVPVDLDDAATVARRWIDAGITHVISIERCGRARDGRPRNMRGEDVSAFTPALDDLFLAGKWRRIAIGDGGNEIGMGSLAPELIARTVPNGERIACATAADDLIVAGVSNWGGYGLVGALAAVMPALAPVLLESLDAEHDARLLERLVREGGTVDGVTRKAEATVDGMPPEVHAEVIAAIRAAAIG
- a CDS encoding adenylate/guanylate cyclase domain-containing protein, whose amino-acid sequence is MKRLRRFLAARLPLLASLAVLVGALLLRAADPAAVTRLRDFAFDTFQRIQPRAVPADMPVRIVDIDEEALAAHGQWPWPRTIVARLTERLVEKGALVIAFDVIFAEPDRSSIPRLARDLASFTDPETLNRIVTTFPDNDVVFAAALAGSRSVLGFGFEPVARGTPPRRKNGFAAAGDDPRGFLPIWPGSVKPLDILEQAAKGLGSVNTDPDPSSDAGVVRRVPMLFRLGGQSEPYPALAIETLRVAQDASTYIAKSSNASGQVAFGVRTGMVSIKVGQVEIPTDAQGRITLYDSGHRRSRYVSARAVLDGSVPADRIDGHIVFIGTSALGLKDLRNTPIAANVPGVEVHAQIVEQVLSGVYLLRPDFATGLELVFIVLVGAIFVVLVPRLGGGQMALGALLAIAIAVFGPWLVFWSSRLLLDPIYPAATLAAVYAVGSAFSFMRAEAERARIRGAFGMYLSPDLVSQLARNPDQLKLGGEQREITVMFTDVRGFTTIAEQFDPQGLAVFMNRFLTPMTDIILEAHGTVDKYMGDNIMAFWNAPLELKHHPRNACEAALVMTRRLAELNVEWRREAHEQGRNHIPVMMGIGINTGVASVGNFGSTQRFAYTLLGDSVNLASRLEGQCKTYAVGTILGEATAKAVGEFALVEIDLIQVKGKTEPERIYALAGDRAMAATPAFAALLEKQEAFLVAYRAGDFEEALARVRAAKVAAEAAGWVNGYHDVMRKRTKKLIAAPPPIWDGVFVAKDK
- a CDS encoding DMT family transporter, producing MFGQAALGATDRHVVYGIYAKFGAIVVFAGMDTLVKWLGGGYPVAQVLLFRSALAFIPILIMMSMSVGVAALRTRQPGTQAIRAVCGLAATFGFFWAFPRAPLVDVYAISFAAPFFMAALSIPLLGEQVGWRRWSAIGVGFIGVMVILNPGAGIGIVSMVTLGATFIYAFNIVLLRRIARTDRDESSMFYYGTACLVVFGGLCLVDPDTHWRDPDGWDWLWLAAVGLMGGVGQIFSTRALRLAPPSVLAPFEYTAIIFAFGFGWIFFHELPGDSVWYGLPLVIGSGLYILYRESVRARSAGAAKD
- a CDS encoding SapC family protein — translated: MVDAPPAAQSALPLFYKQPRPLDAKTHGSSRLKDNASFAFARAANSVPVNGVEFPIAQRHYPIVFTGTGKPFPAAVLGLRVDENLFVGADGRWVEGIYVPAYVRRYPFVFIEAPEDKLILAIDEGSGLLVDDGPHKLFDEAGKPTPLVNGALQFCGAYQANFRQTLEFVDSLLEHDLLADNRANAVLAGGERLSLGGFKVIDEEKFKALPALVLKTWRDQGWLAWVYAHFFSLGGWNGLAALASKKPPAVEVGARRG
- the erpA gene encoding iron-sulfur cluster insertion protein ErpA, with translation MSEPLGVVLTDSAARRIAYLASREQQPSMLRVAVLGGGCSGFQYNFDFDTRRNDDDVVIEKNGATVLIDSTSLEFIKGSEIDYVDEMVGASFQVRNPNATSSCGCGSSFAV
- the xth gene encoding exodeoxyribonuclease III — translated: MKIATWNINSIRRRVGNLTDWLQRAQPDIVVLQEIKCQEPQFPRLEVEGAGYKCEIIGQKTFNGVAMLSRVPPIEVTARALPGDEADVQSRYVEAKFVTTAGPLRVAGIYLPNGNPANTEKFPYKLGFMRRLRERARALLGEEEMLVMGGDYNVCPTDKDVYDPAGWADDALCRPESRSAFRAMLNLGMTDAYRCLHPTEHAYSFWDYQAGAWNKDNGLRIDHLLLSPQATDRLRACDIDKAERGRAEPSDHVPVWCVLDAELLSV
- a CDS encoding aromatic ring-hydroxylating dioxygenase subunit alpha → MSVDQGTAYGLKAPTYDPRLTEVGRGTPMGELLRRYWHPVGLAADATSVPRALRVLGEDLILFRDGQGRAGLVYPRCCHRGTTLYYGKVEERGIRCCYHGWLFDVEGHCLEMPCEPNPTGAQCQRVRQPWYPVEERYGLVFAYMGPPERKPVLPRYEPLEVMGPGEFVETDDSSIGSGGIQIAPCNWLQHYENVVDPYHVPILHGSFSGPQFAQIMMGFPKVKFAYGPISVKAISVRSLPDGRLFRRVTEAALPTLRVVANPQVGERFGMVESIGWTLPIDDTHYRIYVAGRVREAGELKKFRSKYNGKTWAELSEAEHQQFPGDTEAQVGQGAITFHSQEHLMSSDQGVSMLRMLLRRQLDAVARGDNPAGTAFNEADAYVRFESGQYLEDATAA
- a CDS encoding nitronate monooxygenase produces the protein MKSALCKDLGIEFPLFAFSHCRDVVAAVTNAGGMGVLGAVGHTPQSLDIELNWIDEKVKGKPYGVDLLVPNRMEAKEGGVTAAELEARIPPEHRRHISGLLERHGIDTTGLWDAAPPGSYGENLRESGAAALLDVAFAHPIGLVVNALGVPPPTMFEHARAKGVPVGALTGSKEHALRHAAAGVDILVVAGTEAGGHCGEISTMVLIPEVLQAMEPYPNIRVLAAGGIATGRQMAACMAMGAHGAWTASVWLTTAEAETSPTVKQKMLAATSRDTVRSRSRTGKYTRQLRSPWTDAWQAEGAPDPLPMPLQGLAVRRAFARIDQLAESGHAGAKALATYYVGQAVGLMNAEQSARSVVYDFMRDYAEAVERLSGTLAD